Below is a window of Acanthochromis polyacanthus isolate Apoly-LR-REF ecotype Palm Island chromosome 18, KAUST_Apoly_ChrSc, whole genome shotgun sequence DNA.
AACTTGTAGAAATAGTAGTACAATTGATTATGTGAATTTATGTCTATGATTGGCCTGTTACTAATAAATTACCTGTCAATTTAAAGTGGAGCAAAAAAGTCTGGCTGTAACACACAGACTATTTACTGTTCACTATGCTAGTGCCAAcctcttacttttgtttaaaacaaGAACTAAATTTCCAGAACTATTCCTACCAGCAGAAACACCTcctgtcagctgtttgtcttGCAGAAATGTCTGAACAAGACATTTCATCTGCCTCTTGCACCTGTCTGGGTCTCTGAAAATGGCAGAGGGGTCCAGACACGCCATGTGCCTAACTGTTGGATACTTCAGGGGGCTCTTCTCCTGCACTTTACTGACGATGTTTGACAGTCCCTGCATACAGTCCATCCTAAATTGAAGGACTGAGTTCTGAACTGTTGCTGCTCTGAAAAGGGGAATAAGCTGTAAATAGTATTTATCATAAAATGATATGTGCTACTTGCATCCTGACTTCAATTTATAAAATTATCTTTCTAAATGATCATACTACCTTGAGGGCTGACTCAGTACCCAAGCCGATGTCGATGTGCTTTGGCTGGTGCCAGTTTTTTTTATCAGCTACATCTAGTTTGGTTAGTTGCAGTGTGCTGATGTCTTGCAGGACCTCTCGCTTGACAAAGCGCCTGAGTAGACCCTGGCAAAGAGAATCTCAAAAGTAGTCCCCCATATCCACAATGCATCATCATCAAAATTCTCATGCATgaacaaaaattgacaaatgtATCTGTATCTATTCTTCAATAACACAGTGAACACATCGATTAGCTCGGTCTTATGTGTAGTGACAAGAATGTTGTGATGATCATGTGGTGTGCTTTCCATATAAATAATTACCTTGATCAGTTCAGCCAAGTCTTTGCTGAAGAAAGGCATCACTGGCTCATCTGTTTGATACCTCTTCAAAAAGGGATTGAATGTCCTGGCAACAGTCATGCAGAACTCTAACTTGGCCAAGATGAGTGGATCTTTCAGGGCTGCTTCAATTGTGTCAAAGGATGCTGTCCCCGGGTTTGGGAGTTTCTTTCTTCTCACTGCATCCATATACTGCTCAAGTGATGGCCAGACTTCAATAGCCCTCTCTACCACGGGCAAGTTCTCTATCCACCGATGACCACAAAATGGTAAGGGGAAGATGGTGGATTTTGTGACAGCGCTGTAATCTTCTCTCCTTGCTGGTACGTTGTGGAAAAGGATGTGCATGGCTCTCAAAAGTTTGTCCAGTTGCCACATTGTGAATCCACTTTTAAAAGCATTATGCAATGTGTGCAGTCCACAGCTGCCCACGGAAACAAGCTGAGCACCTCCATTCAGTTCTGCATACTCTTGTTGGAAAAGTTCCAAAAACTTGAAATTTACATTGGGCCCATCCATGGAGATGGACATTAGGCTCCTGAGGTTAAGCTGGTCCACACACTCCtgagatgaaaataaagaaatacattttgaatGTATGTTTATTTCAAACTTAAATGGAAAAACATACATATGTATAGATCTATACAAATCCAacgaaataaaatacaatagtaAGCAAATGCAAATactactgcatttttttcctacTGTCATTAAActttgcaaagaagaaaaaaaaaaccattcaGTTCAAAAAGGGTGTAGGAAGAAGTAACAAACCTATCTAGTCCCAGCCCTTATTCCTTTTCAAAATGTCTGACTTAAATTCAACCTGAAGCACTCTTCAGGTCATAACCAATAATATATTTAGCAACAAAAAGCTCAGACAAATcataagaaaaacaacaaatttcaaaacaaagacaataatGACACATCACTGGATACACAGTATCCATGATGTTACtgattttctctttattttttccattatgtatctgtttaatatttcagttttaaagatATATTTAAACCTACCTATTGTGTTACATGATTTCAGTTCATCAGTGCAGCTGTTCCATAATGTAACTCCTTTTACTGAGACACAGTGaagtttcatattttcttactggttgttttttgaacataaaaattcctcaaaaatgatgtttgtcttctctcatttgaaaaaaactttGGATTCTATTTGGTAActtcagatttttaactttatgCATGATTTGGATAGTTTTATACTCAACCAGATCCTAGAATTTCAATGTTCAATGAAGAGTTAGTTTGATGGTTCTCTGTATGTGGTTTTGTTTATGATTCTTATTGATCTTTCCTGTAGGATGAATATAGgctctgtatttgttttgtttgtgttcccCCACACCTCAACACAGTAATTCGTGTATGGGAGTATGAAGGAGCAGTACAAAATGTATAATGAAGATTTATTTAGGAAATATTAGATTTTATCTAAAATTTGCAACTGACCAGTTTCTCATCtatcattacaccaagaaattTGATTTGACACTCTTTTAATCTCTACGTCATTTGTTATGAGCTTTTTGGTTGAGCAAGTCAGATGGCTCCCAATCataatatatttagttttatttaaatttaacatTAATTTATTTAAGTCAAAccaaccattttttaaaaactcttatCCTACTTCATCCAAAACTTTTTCAAAGCCAAATCCTTCCCACAAATGATCATTAAATCCGAGCATTGCAATTTTATAGTTCAAGTTATCGTTGGAGTCTTTTTCTCTTACTTCTGGTATCATTATCTCGTATGTcctaataataattacaaaatcatgaaaaaaataaataaaaattaagtaaTACTATGTTACTTACcttgacatgtttcagtaagtCCTGTGCCGTTGCATGCCCCATAAACTGGGACCCCAGGTACCTTGACTGGACCCGCTCACCTTCCCAAAAACGCACATGCAGGTCCAACTGCTTGGTCTTGTTTGTTTGATTCAGGCTTTCATCGAACATCAGCACGAACGGGCCCTTAACTTTGGAGATGAGGTCTCTCTTGATGTAGTCGGCTAATCCAAATTGCGTTATGTACGCCGTCTTGTCTTTTCCACACTTAAACGTTTTTGCTATCTTTGAATCCGGGAACATAGTCTGGAACAGCTTATCAATGTTCTCATTACCAGTATATGACTGGTGCTTGGTTACCGTATGAAAAGTCCATAGCACCTCCGCTTTTAGTGTCGGTGCAGACCCAAACGCTGTCCGAAGGTCGACAGGAGTTGAAGCAGACTGGGTCTCGGTGGACCTCGATGCTCCAGCTCCTGATGTGGAGCAATAGTGGCTGATTGACAGCGTTCGCTGCTGGCATTTTATAACCGCCTTGTGTTTTTCCGATCTGCAATGGGATTCCAATGCCTTGATGCCCAATGTTCcaagttttaaagttttcttgCATAAAGCGCAGTATGCCTCATATGCGTTTCCCTCCACAGGCTTCAACCAGGCATTGAACTGTTCGTCCTGAAGCCACAAATCGCTAAACTTGCATTTACCCATGTATGCAAGTACTGTAATTCGATTTTGTCATAAGTTTTCTCTGCTGCTATGCTAACAAGCTATCAACACACCGCTGAGCGTGCCGTGCACAGCAATGGCTGGTGGTGTTCGATAAATTGTGACCGGGCAGTACAGGTAGCATACATTTATTTCCGCTGCGTCCTCAAAAATCGAAACATTTCAAAGCGAGACTGAAGTTTATGCATGTTTTACATATAAGTAACATCAATAGATTTTTAAGACCTTTCAAAATCGTATTTAAGACCTTTTATAAGATTTTAGGagaattttagacattttaaggccttaaattcaaattattggatttaagacttttttagactttttaagACCCCAAGGATACCCTGATGatttaaagcacggtggaggcagcatcatgaggtgaagcatggtggtggcattatgtgaagcatggtggtggcagcatcatgacgtgaagcatggtggtggcagcatcatgatgtgaagcacgggggtggcagcatcatgacgtgaagcatggtggtggcagcatcatgacgtgaagcacggtggtggcagcatcatgacgtgaagcacggtggtggcagcatcatgatgtgaagcacggtggtggcagcatcatgacgtgaagcacggtgggggcattatcatgacgtgaagcacggtgggggcagcatcatgacgtgaagcacggtggtggcagcatcatgacgtgaagcacggtggtggcagcatcatgacgtgaagcacggtggtggcagcatcatgacgtgaagcacggtggaggtagcatcatgatgtgaagcacggtggtggcagcatcatgacgtgaagcacggtggtggcagcatcatgacgtgaagcacggtggtggcagcatcatgacgtgaagcacggtggtggcagcatcatgatgtgaagcacggtggaggtagcatcatgatgtgaagcacggtggtggcagcatcatgatgtgaagcacggtggtggcagcatcatgatgtgaagcacggtggtggcagcatcatgatgtgaagcacggtggtggcagcatcatgacgtgaagcacggtggtggcagcatcatgatgtgaagcacggtggtggtagcatcatgatgtgaagcatggattTGAATTTTCTTTATCATGAATTTGACATTCCCTTAGAGGAAGGTGAATCCTAGATTTAGACATTCTGACATCATCAGTCAAATGTCCAACAGTCTGATTGGCTAGTTTTAATTTTCCAGATTGGAAACAGGCCTGAAGGCACTCAGGTGTAAAACAGGAAGTGGCTACACACACAATCTTTGTtagcaaaaatatattttagcttctataaatgttttgtttttttgtaccaAAGGATTAGAATCTAAAGAACTTTAGTTAAATAGTTCAGGTTCATATTTCAGATGCTGGAATCTTCGACTTTAAcctgtaaaatgacacaaaccagctaaagattcatcagaaaagttttattaaaaatctcatttaatATTTGTTAGATTGATTAATTGCTCTAGAACTCAGTGATTGTTGGTTCTTGGACTCATCAGGTCATTAGTTGACAAGAAAACATCCATTTACATCCATCAGAAGATGATTCTACTGGCAAACAGAAGTTCTCTGCTGTAAACAGGATCTTCGTCTAGGTTTAGGTTTGAAACAGAAATTCTGCGTGTGATCAGTCTTAATGCAGCAGGAATCTCAGCATCATTTAAAGTGCACGTGATCATGTGTAATCTAGGAAGAAAACTCAGTGCTGGCTTTGACCACTAACTGGGTCGTCTAGAACCAGGACGTTCAAACCAGTAGCAGAGGTTGGACAGGAAACATCTTCACAGTTTGGCTCTTGGTGTTTGCTCCAACAGTGTCCTCATGTCCAGCAGAGCTTCCTCCACTGCCCCAGCCAGATGTGCTGAGTTGGTTTCCTTACAGGTGTTGAAGGACGACACGGCGAAGTTGATGTGGTCGTCCATGGGGTTGTAGCAGACGCCGTAACCATTGGGTACGACCGGACCGAAGCACATGACGCAGTCGGTCTTAGACGGTACCTGAGAAGGAAACGAGAATGTCATAGTTATAAAGCAAAGCAGCTTCAGTTCTACCTCCATGCGGTCCAtctgcatccatccatctattggCTCATTTCATCacctgcatttttatttaaaaactgatCTTGGTAGACaaaagtttcaagcaaatcagtcATGGTTGATCAGAGGATCCTGATTATTTGAACATTACTGATATTCACTTTACTTTCGTTTCTACGGTTCTTCCTGGTCCATACCTGACTCGTAGAGAGCTTGTAGTGTAAGGCTTTAGCATACGCAGCATCTTTGAAAACATCAGGCACAGAAATGTTTTCCTCCATCGCCTGCATCTTCAGGCCCAGCAGATGTCTGTCTATGGCCTGGCCGCTGATCGCCTGGAAAagacgggaaaacgtatttgtttgcatttttaagtaACTTGATGTTCAGTATTTTCAAAAAGAGGGACATAGAGTGGATGTACTCTATTGTGCTGCAGCTACGTCGCTAATGACATCCCTagagtgaagcatggtggtggcagcatcatgtaatgaaaacatggaggtggcagcatcgtgtAATAgtagcatggaggtggcagcatcatgtcatggaagcatggaggtggcagcatcatgtaatgaaaacatggaggtggcagcatcgtgtAATAgtagcatggaggtggcagcatcatgtcatggaagcatggaggtggcagcatcatgtcatggaagcatggaggtggcagcatcatgtaacgaaagcatggaggtggcagcatcatgtcaTGAAAGCATgaaggtggcagcatcatgtcatgaaagcatggaggtggcagcatcatgtcaTGGAAGCATGGAGGGGGCAGCATCATGTCAtggaagcatggaggtggcagcatcatgtaacgaaagcatggaggtggcagcatcatgtcaTGAAAGCATgaaggtggcagcatcatgtcaTGAAAGCATgaaggtggcagcatcatgtcatggaagcatggaggtggcagtatcatgtaatggaagcatggaggtggcagcatcatgtcaTGAAAGCATGAAGGTGTCAGCATCATGTCAtgaaagcatggaggtggcagcatcatgtaatggaagcatggaggtggcggcatcatgtcatggaagcatggaggtggcagtatcatgtaatggaagcatggaggtggcagtatcatgtaacgaaagcatggaggtggcagcatcatgtcaTGAAAGCATgaaggtggcagcatcatgtcaTGAAAGCATgaaggtggcagcatcatgtaatggaagcatggaggtggcggcatcatgtcatggaagcatggaggtggcagtatcatgtaatggaagcatggaggtggcagtatcatgtaatgaaagcatggaggtggcagcatcatgtcatgaaagcatggaggtggcagcatcatgtcatgaaagcatggaggtggcagcatcatgttcaCCAGTTCCTTCCTGATCAGTAAAGACTCACCATGTTAGTGTACGTCCGGTGAGCTTTGACAGCTTTATCCAGGAGACTGACCTTCTCTGTGTTCTGTCCAAAACAGGAAGTAGACGTTAGTTAGCAGGTTGGAGGTAAACGGAGTAGAAGTATATCTGAAAGGTTTCCTCGAACCTGCAACATCAAAATATTACTCATTCTTGTATTCTAGGCAGTGTGTAGCCTGACAGTTGTACTGTGAACTCTGCAATACCAGAGTTTGGATTGTATTTTGAGTTGATCGGTTCAGCAGAAGATGGCCTCCTACCTGCTTGCTGAGGTCATCGAAGGCTTTGACGAAGGAAGCCGAGGCACTTGAGGCTGATCGGATTGTATCTGTACGACCGAGTCGAAACATCCGCAGGGAGGCACTTTCATAGGTGGCACAGCAGTGACGGTACAACCTGTAGGAACAGAGCAGGGAAAACTGTCGGCAAACTCTGAAACATACCTGGTGTTCAATCAAAAAGACGTGACTTTCCTAACCTGTAGTAGGCCAGCTGTAGCGCCACCTGTATGAAGGCATCTGGGCTCATCTTGTGGGCTTTAGGGACATTTTTTCCAAAGTGGCCGAAcactttaaccctcatgtccaGGTCATCGGCCAGTCTGAGGAGGGAAAATATTAGAACATTAGCATCCGGTTTTTATCCCTAATGACATGAAGAGCACagtagtgtttgttttttgtagcatttcaacattgaatcacggtctaatttctttgtcattttagacgAAAGTTTACTCCTCTGAAGAAGACaaagactagtgagggaggccaccaagacacctatgacccCTTCCACAATGGGTGAATACTTCTTACAGCTACTCTAAGTATGAATTCTAAATGTTTCTTCCTCACATGTTCATGCTGTGTTTGGCCTCCTCAATGTCCTTGCTGATCTCAGCTGTGATGTTGAATCGTAGTTTCTGAGGCGAAGGTAAAGACCCGGTGGTGGACTGACCcaactccagcttcctcctggTGGGACGAACGAGAtgaaagacatgaaacatcGGATGGAACCCAAAGCCACAGAAAACCTCCCGGCCTGAATGATATGTGGTTTACTTACATGAACTCGACAACGTGGTCGAGTAAGGCCACGATGGGCGGACCTTCAGCTGGAGCGTGCTCATAGTTAGCACCACACGTTCCATCTTCTCCAACAATGAACTGGAAGAAAGATGTgcaagataaaaaacaaaaaagcactgTTTTCACTGACTCTACGTACATGTTGAGCATTTACAGATCTGTACATTCATTCTAAAGGTAAAAATCTTACTGTACAAAGCCTGGTTTCAATGAGGGGGAACTAGAATTAACTTTAGTTGCGTGGACTGGCATCTGGGTGCATTTATAAGTTTTTTGCTTCTACTCTACCTCAAGGTCTCTCAGATTTGGATGAACCCGTCTCACAACTCAAGACGAATAGACGCCCTTTAAATAAGcatatacatgtatgtataaGATTAGACCACCTGCAGCGTCTTGTCAAACCAACGGTTGCCGCTGTTCCACCGACTCCCTCCTCCGTGCAACATCTGGACGGCTGCACAGCTGCGATACAAATCGTCCGACACTCGAGGTGTCGCTCCGTCCAGACACAGAGTGAAGATGCTCCTCTGGATGGCTGAGACCGAATCTTTGTTGGTCTTATCTGGACGACACAACGAAACCCGCAAAAACAGACACTCCATCTAAATATACACGCCTTAGTAGGGATCAGagtcagatttattcaagtATGAAGTCTACAAATGCAAATATAACACTGTTCTAGTGTCGTAGTATGAAACACCGAGTATGTCCTGGTGATGAGTCCATCACTGCGGTGGAAACAAACCACAGACGACAACCAAAAATGCAGGAAATCCAACATTTTTGTACTCTTGAAATTGCCACTACAGTACCTAAAGTTGTGAACCAGTGTGTCATGTTTGAGATAGACTTTAATCATCAGAATTTCAAGTTCAAAAGTGAAATTATGTAAACTTATCTGGTTTCTTGGCCTCCATTAAGCACCACTGGTATGGTTCTATTAATGAAGACATACTGGGGAAAGTCTTTCTTACTACTTCTATCAGCTGTTTGAATTTCTACTATTCAGGGCATCAGGGAATTGCTCTGGACTGACCTTCAGAAACGCTAAAGCTTTGTCAGTTTGTCTCCGATTAAAAGATAACTGAAGAGTGCAGCTGCTTCTCCAGTCTTAAACCCTTGAAACCCAGAGGTTATTCAAAAGTGCTCAGTTTTCTAATATTTATAGTTTGTTGACTTTCTTGGCCAAGTTTACCTCAAAAAAGACccttcctggttaaataaaggttgaagTGAGTGTAAGTGTCCAGCTGGGCCGAGCGGCTATTTGTGTTGGTTCTTTTCTTGTTATTCATGTTCCGGGGTAGCCCAGCCTATTGAAGAAGGCACACAGTTTGTCACACGCCATTCATGTCATGCCATTCATGTCGCTGTGCAACTGTGCTGCGGTCGGAAGCAGGAATTAAGTAAGTTAACCAGAACTAAATGAAAGTAATCAAGCTGAGCTGAGTGGGAATTTACTTATTTTTGGTTGCTTTATGTGGAGGTTGTTGTGGAGTGTGGTTTGTCCACAATCAACCGTGGGCCAGTCATTCAGC
It encodes the following:
- the LOC110961009 gene encoding keratin-associated protein 5-4-like isoform X20, producing MVVAASCNENMEVAASCNSSMEVAASCHGSMEVAASCNENMEVAASCNSSMEVAASCHGSMEVAASCHGSMEVAASCNESMEVAASCHESMKVAASCHESMEVAASCHGSMEGAASCHGSMEVAASCNESMEVAASCHESMKVAASCHESMKVAASCHGSMEVAVSCNGSMEVAASCHESMKVSASCHESMEVAASCNGSMEVAASCHESMKVAASCHESMKVAASCNGSMEVAASCHGSMEVAVSCNGSMEVAVSCNESMEVAASCHESMEVAASCHESMEVAASCSPVPS
- the LOC110961009 gene encoding keratin-associated protein 5-4-like isoform X30 produces the protein MVVAASCNENMEVAASCNSSMEVAASCHGSMEVAASCNENMEVAASCNSSMEVAASCHGSMEVAASCHGSMEVAASCNESMEVAASCHESMKVAASCHESMEVAASCHGSMEGAASCHGSMEVAASCNESMEVAASCHESMKVAASCHESMKVAASCHGSMEVAVSCNGSMEVAASCHESMKVAASCHESMKVAASCHESMKVAASCNGSMEVAASCHGSMEVAVSCNGSMEVAVSCNESMEVAASCHESMEVAASCHESMEVAASCSPVPS
- the LOC110961009 gene encoding keratin-associated protein 5-4-like isoform X21, yielding MVVAASCNENMEVAASCNSSMEVAASCHGSMEVAASCNENMEVAASCNSSMEVAASCHGSMEVAASCHGSMEVAASCNESMEVAASCHESMKVAASCHESMEVAASCHGSMEGAASCHGSMEVAASCHGSMEVAVSCNGSMEVAASCHESMKVSASCHESMEVAASCNGSMEVAASCHGSMEVAVSCNGSMEVAVSCNESMEVAASCHESMKVAASCHESMKVAASCNGSMEVAASCHGSMEVAVSCNGSMEVAVSCNESMEVAASCHESMEVAASCHESMEVAASCSPVPS
- the LOC110961009 gene encoding keratin-associated protein 5-4-like isoform X38 codes for the protein MVVAASCNENMEVAASCNSSMEVAASCHGSMEVAASCNENMEVAASCNSSMEVAASCHGSMEVAASCHGSMEVAASCNESMEGAASCHGSMEVAASCHGSMEVAVSCNGSMEVAASCHESMKVSASCHESMEVAASCNGSMEVAASCHGSMEVAVSCNGSMEVAVSCNESMEVAASCHESMKVAASCHESMKVAASCNGSMEVAASCHGSMEVAVSCNGSMEVAVSCNESMEVAASCHESMEVAASCHESMEVAASCSPVPS
- the LOC110961009 gene encoding keratin-associated protein 5-4-like isoform X4, translating into MVVAASCNENMEVAASCNSSMEVAASCHGSMEVAASCNENMEVAASCNSSMEVAASCHGSMEVAASCHGSMEVAASCHESMKVAASCHESMEVAASCHGSMEGAASCHGSMEVAASCNESMEVAASCHESMKVAASCHESMKVAASCHGSMEVAVSCNGSMEVAASCHESMKVSASCHESMEVAASCNGSMEVAASCHGSMEVAVSCNGSMEVAVSCNESMEVAASCHESMKVAASCHESMKVAASCNGSMEVAASCHGSMEVAVSCNGSMEVAVSCNESMEVAASCHESMEVAASCHESMEVAASCSPVPS
- the LOC110961009 gene encoding keratin-associated protein 5-4-like isoform X14, with translation MVVAASCNENMEVAASCNSSMEVAASCHGSMEVAASCHGSMEVAASCHGSMEVAASCNESMEVAASCHESMKVAASCHESMEVAASCHGSMEGAASCHGSMEVAASCNESMEVAASCHESMKVAASCHESMKVAASCHGSMEVAVSCNGSMEVAASCHESMKVSASCHESMEVAASCNGSMEVAASCHGSMEVAVSCNGSMEVAVSCNESMEVAASCHESMKVAASCHESMKVAASCNGSMEVAASCHGSMEVAVSCNGSMEVAVSCNESMEVAASCHESMEVAASCHESMEVAASCSPVPS
- the LOC110961009 gene encoding keratin-associated protein 5-4-like isoform X7, producing the protein MVVAASCNENMEVAASCNSSMEVAASCHGSMEVAASCNENMEVAASCHGSMEVAASCHGSMEVAASCNESMEVAASCHESMKVAASCHESMEVAASCHGSMEGAASCHGSMEVAASCNESMEVAASCHESMKVAASCHESMKVAASCHGSMEVAVSCNGSMEVAASCHESMKVSASCHESMEVAASCNGSMEVAASCHGSMEVAVSCNGSMEVAVSCNESMEVAASCHESMKVAASCHESMKVAASCNGSMEVAASCHGSMEVAVSCNGSMEVAVSCNESMEVAASCHESMEVAASCHESMEVAASCSPVPS
- the LOC110961009 gene encoding keratin-associated protein 5-4-like isoform X11, with product MVVAASCNENMEVAASCNSSMEVAASCHGSMEVAASCNENMEVAASCNSSMEVAASCHGSMEVAASCHGSMEVAASCNESMEVAASCHGSMEGAASCHGSMEVAASCNESMEVAASCHESMKVAASCHESMKVAASCHGSMEVAVSCNGSMEVAASCHESMKVSASCHESMEVAASCNGSMEVAASCHGSMEVAVSCNGSMEVAVSCNESMEVAASCHESMKVAASCHESMKVAASCNGSMEVAASCHGSMEVAVSCNGSMEVAVSCNESMEVAASCHESMEVAASCHESMEVAASCSPVPS
- the LOC110961009 gene encoding keratin-associated protein 5-4-like isoform X19; its protein translation is MVVAASCNENMEVAASCNSSMEVAASCHGSMEVAASCNENMEVAASCNSSMEVAASCHGSMEVAASCHGSMEVAASCNESMEGAASCHGSMEVAASCNESMEVAASCHESMKVAASCHESMKVAASCHGSMEVAVSCNGSMEVAASCHESMKVSASCHESMEVAASCNGSMEVAASCHGSMEVAVSCNGSMEVAVSCNESMEVAASCHESMKVAASCHESMKVAASCNGSMEVAASCHGSMEVAVSCNGSMEVAVSCNESMEVAASCHESMEVAASCHESMEVAASCSPVPS
- the LOC110961009 gene encoding keratin-associated protein 5-4-like isoform X5, coding for MVVAASCNENMEVAASCNSSMEVAASCHGSMEVAASCNENMEVAASCNSSMEVAASCHGSMEVAASCHGSMEVAASCNESMEVAASCHESMKVAASCHESMEVAASCHGSMEGAASCHGSMEVAASCNESMEVAASCHESMKVAASCHESMKVAASCHGSMEVAVSCNGSMEVAASCHESMKVSASCHESMEVAASCNGSMEVAASCHGSMEVAVSCNGSMEVAVSCNESMEVAASCHESMKVAASCNGSMEVAASCHGSMEVAVSCNGSMEVAVSCNESMEVAASCHESMEVAASCHESMEVAASCSPVPS
- the LOC110961009 gene encoding keratin-associated protein 5-4-like isoform X27; translated protein: MVVAASCNENMEVAASCNSSMEVAASCHGSMEVAASCNENMEVAASCNSSMEVAASCHGSMEVAASCHGSMEVAASCNESMEVAASCHESMKVAASCHESMEVAASCHGSMEGAASCHGSMEVAASCNESMEVAASCHESMKVAASCHESMKVAASCHGSMEVAVSCNGSMEVAASCHESMKVSASCHESMEVAASCNGSMEVAASCHESMKVAASCNGSMEVAASCHGSMEVAVSCNGSMEVAVSCNESMEVAASCHESMEVAASCHESMEVAASCSPVPS
- the LOC110961009 gene encoding keratin-associated protein 5-4-like isoform X37, translating into MVVAASCNENMEVAASCNSSMEVAASCHGSMEVAASCNENMEVAASCNSSMEVAASCHGSMEVAASCHGSMEVAASCNESMEVAASCHESMKVAASCHESMEVAASCHGSMEGAASCHGSMEVAASCNESMEVAASCHESMKVAASCHESMKVAASCHGSMEVAVSCNGSMEVAASCHESMKVSASCHESMEVAASCNGSMEVAASCNGSMEVAVSCNGSMEVAVSCNESMEVAASCHESMEVAASCHESMEVAASCSPVPS
- the LOC110961009 gene encoding keratin-associated protein 5-4-like isoform X8, giving the protein MVVAASCNENMEVAASCNSSMEVAASCHGSMEVAASCNENMEVAASCNSSMEVAASCHGSMEVAASCHGSMEVAASCNESMEVAASCHESMKVAASCHESMEVAASCHGSMEGAASCHGSMEVAASCNESMEVAASCHESMKVAASCHESMKVAVSCNGSMEVAASCHESMKVSASCHESMEVAASCNGSMEVAASCHGSMEVAVSCNGSMEVAVSCNESMEVAASCHESMKVAASCHESMKVAASCNGSMEVAASCHGSMEVAVSCNGSMEVAVSCNESMEVAASCHESMEVAASCHESMEVAASCSPVPS
- the LOC110961009 gene encoding keratin-associated protein 5-4-like isoform X16 is translated as MVVAASCNENMEVAASCNSSMEVAASCHGSMEVAASCNENMEVAASCNSSMEVAASCHGSMEVAASCHGSMEVAASCNESMEVAASCHESMKVAASCHESMEVAASCHGSMEGAASCHGSMEVAASCNESMEVAASCHESMKVAVSCNGSMEVAASCHESMKVSASCHESMEVAASCNGSMEVAASCHGSMEVAVSCNGSMEVAVSCNESMEVAASCHESMKVAASCHESMKVAASCNGSMEVAASCHGSMEVAVSCNGSMEVAVSCNESMEVAASCHESMEVAASCHESMEVAASCSPVPS
- the LOC110961009 gene encoding keratin-associated protein 5-4-like isoform X17, with amino-acid sequence MVVAASCNENMEVAASCNSSMEVAASCHGSMEVAASCNENMEVAASCNSSMEVAASCHGSMEVAASCHGSMEVAASCNESMEVAASCHESMKVAASCHESMEVAASCHGSMEGAASCHGSMEVAASCNESMEVAASCHESMKVAASCHESMKVAASCHESMKVSASCHESMEVAASCNGSMEVAASCHGSMEVAVSCNGSMEVAVSCNESMEVAASCHESMKVAASCHESMKVAASCNGSMEVAASCHGSMEVAVSCNGSMEVAVSCNESMEVAASCHESMEVAASCHESMEVAASCSPVPS